The Rhopalosiphum maidis isolate BTI-1 chromosome 4, ASM367621v3, whole genome shotgun sequence region TCATATCGGTGgacgtttaaattaatatcgtaTGCGTTTCATATGATAACttcaatttgattaatttatgcagacaattgtataattaataatgtttacctACATTCTATACAAACATACCTGTATTCTAAATAAGTATAGATCATTTAATGAGATTTTCTTAAAAGCGTGCTAATCGTATATTTTAGAGGGCTTATCTTCTAGTTATCCTAACCTAACTACACGCCAATGAGaagtcatttaaattttttaattagattgaCCACTTAATACCTACAAAATGTAcactttatttgaattttttctaaatataaactCCTCAGAAAtctgattaaattttttcttttatacgaTTTAGTCTTCCACCcactttttaaatgattttaatcaataatcaccAAACAGTCAAAAATGCAAACAACATTATAACCTTTTTGGTCTTACGGTCTTGAATCGTAATTATAAAGtgaatttttagttttcagaTAGCTATACTTATTGGATTTGGATAGGTACCATAAAACGGGGTAAAATAGTAACAATGATGCAtgaatagaaattaaattggGACATTTATTACTTCGTGTctcaacaattaaatttttatattaccattATGAAACCTTCActaaatcaaatacaaattactatGTAATTCAATAACTTGAAATCATAACCATAATAAACTATcttaatcatttacttaaaagCTGCATTGTTTAGTACCTACGTcatgtattaaattgaattgataatttaaatcaaaataatttattacccttaatttcaaaatgtaaacaaattttaaatatgtaaccaacattttattttgatttatgtgaattacataaatttacttaaattcaatatatgaTCAGCTTTTATTCTTGGTAATTCTTAATACCAATAAATgccataaaaaacaatatttacaaaacgtgaacatttataataataaatataatcagttaataatttttgtaggtAAATTCTAATTgtctaatttgaatttaaaccaattgtaattatataacaattatctgtaatacataatttatacttactcGCGtgctatattgtatgtaatttaaatttgttatgattgtTGGTTTGGCCAAACGAATAACCTTTTGACCTGcaaataaaagatattatagTCTCCTACACTCCAACATTTTTACTTGAATAAAcgaataaatctaaaaaatctaaaatgatcATAACTAAATACAACTGATcttagttatacatattaaacgaaatgtgtacctatataatatgcgaaAATCTACATTTCCAGCTTAACCTATAAAAGTATCAACGAAGTTCATGATACGATTAATTTAATggatattaaaacaaacaactttaaacaataatttgttttatcaaatGTGAAATGATCAAAATacccatattatagtattttcttttatagaatattttaaatttctttgttttaacgaaaaaatattataaaacggtacacttaattattgtacaaaatattttctgaaattttttatgaatcaaaattatataccattagtttttactttaaaaatggtcatatttttttaaattttaaattattttgtaggagTTAAATCTATCTTTTGTAGAagattacataaatttataggaATTTACCATTCCCCATTGGTTTAGGTAATATGGTTTTTTACATACCTGACCTCTAAACTATCAGACTGTTTCTAAATCTTATAGTAAAtgtgttttgtatttaatcaaattaaacaaatgaaaatatttaaaaaaatgtaatgccattgaagtaaaattttaagaaaagcatacaaataataactatgaattttgatgatgaattaatattcctactaaaaatcataataaactatatattatgtataaagatttatactgcagtctatattttaaatgtttaatgtacgtttaaattaatttggaatcttttaaatgtgttatgtgcacataatatgtattatattgtaacgtAATGTGAGTAATGTGACAGTGACTGCTACGAAGGTATAcgtttttcaattaaacaatttattttaattaatattaccattACCACGGACTAAGATATCATAGTCCGTGgaattactttttagttttttcaaaaattctcaTGGAACAGTTTCCatttaatcaaacaaaaaagttCTATTCAATAATATGCAGTTATTGCCATCTTCGTGGAAAAAATAGAGATACCACTACCGTCTACCAGTCTTCCACatagaaaagaaaaattgaaaaaaaattataagatttataaaaaaaaaagttacaacTTTCTTCATTGCAGCTTCCTTATCCTttccttatatatataaaagaacaGGCCATTTTTATGTACCAATTTTGTGACAACGCTCTTTaacttttttctaattttttttcacagagtTGATCCAAATACCTGTGTGAGTGTCGCCACGTCGCccgattttcaaaattttgattttaaagagTTGAAATcggtgaaaataaatattttcatgtaatttgtatatctatattcatataatattaacaatagcaGTCGACCGATAATGGGAATACCGTACGGCACGGAGTCCCGAGGGTTTCCGGCTACCTGCAACCTGATTTTTTATCGGCGTGTAGATATGAATTGTTCCGATGCGTAAGACACCGGTCACCGATTagctcaattaaataaattataaaataaatatttttcgtctTTAAAACACAACAATGTATGAGAATGTATAAGAATTTCATTTTGAGAAAGCAAAAACTGCACACGGGCGAAGCCGGGTAATTCAGCTAGTATTCTATAACAGGGGTGTCAAATGTTTCAAATGACGTCgattgaatgatttttttttgttttgtttcttACTTACCattcagttataaaaaatattacaaaaaacgtatataggtaaataagaaaaatataaaataattgtttatttaaatcctAAATCTAAAtgcatttattgaattttgttagtaaataaataagattattataaggtaagataatataagtaatacgactagtatttaacattttattttagtattaatttgttttatttgattattttgtttatacttgATGTTAATTCTTTTATATTCGATTTAAAATTCGTAACTTTTAACAAAGTACATGCGGTGCTGCATTCATCATTAGTCAGTTACTTAGATcagatttaatgaaatttattttcgaaaaGATGATCTCATAAATAAGTTcaagataaaacaaaatagccaatgtttctttttaaagtataattttctggaatagtattttatactattaaaatcttATTCTCTACATTTTTGATCAAACTGCAGCCTACTGCTTCATACACCACGCTAAATTTCTTCTAATTAGTTTCTTAGTAAaacgaaaatgaaaaattgtagtctaacaatgtaaaataatcaaatatacaattataaaataaaatatgatctaatatttttatttttcgcgtGCCATGGATTTCCCATCCCTGTTCTGTAATATTAGTCATTTGCTGTTGTGTGTTCCAaaatcatatcataatatagtatatgatCTAAGATTCCAACTTCCAAGAACATGTTCAATCGCTCccagaaattattatatatatagctggaatacattttattttataatattattactgacatttttttacagcCTCTAAAATACCAACTATATAGATCCAATTTTCTACCAAAAACCACTATCAAAGTTAAATACTAAAGCATTTTAATTGCCCTAAGtggtaatgatttttttcaattatttttaaaaatctcaacAATTGTTTCTATTTACCATTCGGTTGGTAgaataatatgtgaaaaaaccatatatatttctattgacACCAACTTTTGGCAAATATAATCAGtgctaaaaaaacatacataaaatattctgtttaaaaaatgtatattcaatatacgAGTATTCTGAAGGgaccaatatttttatgtattggtTAACATGTTATCCAAATTGAACAGTTTTTATCATACTTTAAAGTAGAAGCACAAAATAACTGTATTTTGTGGTAAAATTGTTTCTTTTCGTCCCTCTTTacagtacacacacacatatatatatatatatatatattagaatatcatattgtattattgtctataaaaaaaatcataattactgCTTATTTCCAATATAGGcaagtaataattgtaatattaaaaaaaaattattgaaaaatcaatttgtttaaaacatcgataatttttgttaatcttTTTCGATGGTTTAtcttaaattgtaatgttaCTGGAACAATATTCTTGCCATCGAGgtcacttatataatattatataacacactATTCGGTTTAATTGACCAAATCGTTAATGTTTATCAATGGTATAATGTTCAAACTTCAAACCAGTTTCAAGTCAGaagaatacattatattattagatatttactcCAAACAAGTGAATGCATGTTTTACCAGTttatttaatggaatattaaaatgatattttaagtttttttattttagagcatattagcattatattttacacttttaagaatctaaaaaatcCGGTCTCTAAACTTAActctattattatcagtagTGCTTACTGATAAAAAGAACAGATTTTACACTTGATCGTGCTCACCAGTAACTGAATAATGAATAGCAGGGCCGCGTAAACTAGGTGTGCGAGGTGTGCGAAAAACAAAGGCGGCAAAAAATGGTAATATTCCGGGGGCagcaaattttaatatcaaaatttttggGGACGAATTTGACGCTAAGGGGTTTGCTTTCACATTACTTGTAACGAGAAATATCAATTAAGtgatcaaaatatatcaatattcaatggTAGGTATCGTATGGTTCTTCGtccatcaatattttttcggCATGAAAttcgtaataaatatacaacataatacaataacaaataaacacaataatttttaaattataactggaTAATAACTAGTGACATAGTATACAATACTACAATAGCTTCAAAAGGGTGGCTGTAGGGATTAgggagttatttaaataacttttaaatctgTATAATTTCGTCAGTCCGCGGGAATTACCCAAGATAAGCCGAGTACTAGTGTTCAATACTCTCAATAATGAGTAAACAGCATGattaaatatgaatcaatAACACGGtctatacattacataatcattatatttgatataggtacttacaacTTATATGCTACAATCCTcataaatatgcaaatacaatttttattcagttAAGGTATGATATTAAGTGATCAATGGAGTAGGGGGGCAGCAATTTGTTTGTTGAACAAAGGCAGCTGAATAGGTCAGAGCGGGCCTGGTGAATAGTGAGTAGAAGTAGAAACtagaaatatagaatagaAATTAAACTAGGGTCTGCTCAGTCTGTGAACATCACCGCGCTTTCTATGCGTGTCATGGcataaaacatacatacaGGCATAgataatacatagataataacGTTATAATTCGGTGTATTTATGCCATGACGTCCGTCTAATGCGCGTGTGCTGCTGGCGCTCGCCGTGCtgtgttgtattattgttaacacGCGGAGTGGgtcatatcatttttttatcgcGGCATCGtgcgtgcataatattatcgtagaaATTTTAAGCGGCGTATCCTCCTCAATTGAATGTCGCGCGTGAAAGTTATTTTCAAGGTCCGCAGTTGTACGTTGTACCTACCCATATTTTAAGTAGCCAGTAGTTGGGAATTTGAATGATATAACCCGAAGCGACGATCGGGCCATGGCACATTCGATTGTGGACGGTGTGCCGTGGTGCTTCCGGTCTGCCGCAATTTTCCCGTCGTAAATTTACGAACTGAATTCGTCTAGATATTTCTTCTCTCTCTTCCGTGATCCGAGTGAAAGTGTACgacgtattattaataatttccaaCAATATCCATACAGACCATGGCTTTGGCGTCTGAAACTAAAGAAGTGATCGTGCTGAAGCAGACGCAGGAAAAAGATTTAACCTATGTGATGAAATCTTTGTTTGCGGGTGGTGAGGCTTTGTTGCTAATTTTTTTGCTgctataagatattatttgattGCTTCAATTACAccctattgatttttataggtGTTGCTGGTATGTGTTCAAAAACGGCTGTTGCTCCTTTGGaccgaataaaaatattgttacaagCCCATAACAAGCATTATGCAAATTTCGGTAAAAATTCCTTttgctattttaattaatgttaagattattatacattaaatattgctttattaaattgtaagtaacatttttaactaaaaaaagagCCTAGGTAATTAcatacaaattcatatttttggtcaaaaatataaaaaaaaaacattgtcattatttaaatgaagtaaaataaagcaatataaaaattaaattttattatattttcaatatttaatgatacctGTGTATGTTATgaccaaaaaaatttataaatgttattgcaaaataatttaataagcaaCAAAACtgtacctattttttaaattgaatgtttaaaatatgcatttataaattttaaaaatagtcttCAATGTCACGAAATTCCATCACTGAATGGCTCCTTCTTCAAGTCCTTAGTCTTTCTAAAATGtagctaatttattttattccttttttatcatattttattaaccctGTAAATATCATTTGtacttatcataaaaaaaatatatgttgacAAATTGtgcaaattctaaatttaaaaaaaaaaaaataataatttataagtaaataataaattaataaactacaaaaataattttgtaaataatattaaatatatttataaaattataaataaaacatgtttaatgtACTTACTTTAAGtccataatattgaaatagacTAGGCATtggaaatttttatcaattgtgTAATAAACTGATTAGAAATTgatagatttttttcttattagtaCCTAAAGTTTCTCTGACCTAAGATTTTCTCTGAAAAATCAGTttgcatttaatattgttattttaaagaattatttatcaaattatgttttatttaatttaaattctgtaaaatatacaagtattgCTACAGTTTAActtctgtaaaaataaaaaaaatactataatatataatcatgcaaggttaataatttattttcacgaTTATGTAATCTAATAACTTTacaatagattattaaatgtgtagattaccaatatattttatttgatagtttaaacattataatattatgaaatacttgGTCATTAGAATTGAAATAAACTGACAtagataattatcatatatccATATAATAGCACAAATAtagcattaaaatttttaaattatgaggtttagttatttattatttgttattttaatatacatgtatttatgtaatttaataaaacaagtaGCTATTCATATTGTTGaaatacaaatcaaattaattgattattaattaactattttaggAGTGTTTAGTGGTCTTGCTGAAATTGTTAAACGTGAGAGTTTTATAGCATTATATAAGGGCAATGGTGCTCAAATGGTGAGAGTTTTCCCATATGCTGCTATTCAATTCACTTCATTTGAATTCTACAAAAcagtaatattacctattaaactaattaattcttaatttaattataatattaacaattttaaaataaactattttcagCTACTGGGATCCATTCTTGGGAATGGTTCACATATTGGAAAGTTTGTGGCTGGTTCATCAGCTGGAGTTACAGCAGTTACCATCACATATCCTCTAGATACAATTAGAGCACGATTAGCATTTCAAGTAACTGGTGAACATGTTTACAATGGGATTGTACATACAGCTAAATCCATTATCCAAAATGTACTTTGAAAATCGCATGCTATAtaaagtgtataatgtatattgataaCAGTTTTAATAGGAAGGAGGAGTAAAAGCTTTATATCGTGGTTTTGTTCCTACATTATGTGGTATGGTACCATATGCAGGTTTAACATTCTTCTGTtttgaaactattaaaaaattttgtttgaaaacatTACCAAATTGGTTTAGTAAACCATCTGACAAAGATTCTGGTGAGTTCTAATGCTTTATTAAAGGCTACCTAAATTAtttgagtttattttaaataggtggTGCTGTGCTTACTATACCagcaaaattattatgtggtGGTTTATCTGGTGCACTCGCGCAGTGCGTTTCTTATCCATTGGATGTAACAAGAAGAAGAATGCAATTATCAAGCATGGATAACAATGCAAAATATGGGTGAGTAActtcaaattacattttatagtttaatacaacagcatatttattttttgggggGGAGGGTCGTAACacctgaaaaaattattaatgaactgGCAATAAAAAAGacgttaaactttaaaaactcctaatttgtatttataataacaatggaataatataattttaattcataactcgtaagttgtttttttttaatattatcaactttgctatttttcaaatttctcataaaaaaaaaaatttaaaatacgccactggtttaatacattcattgtataatatttattgtaatcattttaataattctacctaaaatatacagtttttatttttaattatttatttctcattTTAGACATGGTATGATCAAGACCTTAGTAACAGTTTATCGTACTGACGGTGTTACAAACGGATTATATCGAGGCatgagtattaattttattagagcTGTACCTATGGTAGCTGTGTCATTTTCTACTTACGAATTAATGAAACAGACTCTGCACTTAGATACTGGAGTTGATtcctgaatacatttttagcgaCCAATGAATCTGTTTAGACctagattttttattagattacaatatttattgttttaaaatatagttatattattttttttaaatttatttattgttgaaattaaaataaattattttttcagaagTGTTGCCTTAAACTTAttgatagttaataaaaattaaatcctataatctaaataaattgtattgaataaaagaaagaaccaataaaaataatttgacttttgaagtaataatatgtaaaatgatttattttgatttattaaaatcaatttaaatacagtacatattataatgtagaacTACAAACTAATAAAACTCTGGAAGATAAatacaaatctattttatccttttgacaatatttttgatgaatgtattagttgtgaattatttatattatttccaacttcttcttttaaatttggttCATTTACAGATACACAGAACTTAGTAATAGCAGCCGCAGCTTTGAATAATTTTGCTGTTCGTTGTTTATCCATTTTCTTTTTccactaaattaataattagtaatgttaaattgttagaatttataataaaaagaaaaaacattctTAGCACTTACAGTTTCATCTCTAGAGGGCAACGCTGAGAGAAATGAATCTTTATTCGGATCGGCTATGGCTAAAACTGTTAGACATCCGTCCACTGTAGCTATAACAACTGCTCGTCCATCCTCTGTTGTTTCAATAGCACTTAGTTCTGCAGGTACACGATAGTTGGCTAACATTTTTGCATCAGTAAGTCTGTTAAGTAATTGTTCATATATAAGTGCACAATACTGAACATCACTAAGGAATTTTAAACAAACCGAAAAACTCTCAATGTTTTCTTTCcgctatgataatataatacatattcatcagttttattaaacatacaaattactGTAAATACACCTTCAGCAACTCGTGGTATAAACGTCTTTACAGAGCTTCCTTTTTTAAGTTCCAAAAGCTCTAGACCCCCTCTGGTAGGTGCATATAAACCGTATTTTCCATCTTTTGTACAAAATCCTCCCCATTTTggaactgattttaaaaatttctttgTACGGATATCAAACAACATACCTTTGTCAGGATTTATCACGGCAACTAAATTAGCTCGATGTGGCATTgctacaataaacataatatcctggaaacaagaaaatattattagttaatctTGCGGACATATCAAGAAAGAATATCAGtcacagtatttatttttattattattttgtatatgacTTTCAACAAAtacttaaactttattttaattctaagtgctccataataataacattaaaagtcAAGGTAGAACATTTTTGAACTTTGTCACCCCATTAATATGGTTTATTATCagcttatattacaataatcaaactatttgaaaaatcattattggTTAATGATTATTGCcactataatttttgttgtttaactTGTTTTTGTACTGAACatgttctaaaattaattcaagataattataattttgtaaaaatattattatattttatactgaataatcatgaattttatatatatatatatattaacatatcttattatatagttatttatttttttactatcatagaaaaatgtaataactgaATTGAGAAGTATTAAGAtaacagttattaaattaaaaatatattaagtcatTAAGTGCCTACctatagtttaaaaagtattaacaaCTATTAACCATAGTGTCTTTATTACTGACTTAATTACtagctataaataattaatgctgtTTTAAGTTGAATTtacttaagttatttataatatctaaacaaCTGAATAATTAagcaattttaaacattttacatccatttttcaaattatcacGATTGATTGTAAtggatcaataaataataaagaagaattaaaataaaaaatacattatagtttaaaaaacattaatgattattaatcacAATGTCTTTATTACTAAAGCTAActgtttataattgtatataggtaattaatgtTATCTTAAGTAAGATGCAAAAcagaatttcattttttttttttttttatgtactatagttatactacttttactatgataaataatacttggacatattaaaattttggttttttgatttgtcatacattcataaatagatcatttttttttttgaatcatGCATACCTACTatagtatttagtttttatatttaattcatcaaaacggtttttttattctatcttaatattatttaaaactctaggtatataatttaatttaaagaaaaaaattggtgCTACTAATTTGTATAATCTTGATTACTGTTTTAGTAGataggaataaaaataaataggcaaCATATGATATATGTAAGTCACATGACTTGAATAAAGatcaatatcaattattgtcTACGGTTACAAACACCGagtgtattcaaattatatgtcTAATTTGGTCGTTCTGTTATTCTTTTGTACTTTGTATAgtatctatacattatacaactctcaatgataaaatattaagtcaaaatagatttatgtaaaaataaaaaacaacatatttcttttcaatttttcatacattaatatattccgaaatacgaataattgtatgtatcgATGAACACAGGCTAAAATTGCAAATAAActatacttgaaaaaaaatgctcatgttatacaacaaaaagcaagataaattttatagtaatagaaCAGAGTACACACTTGGCATATCCACAGACTTGTGCTATGCAGGTTAgatgttaaattgtaattttttaaaacattcataactttacatttttttttaaataataaaaataataataaattatcttattgaatctaaaactttattatataacaattatcaacatttaactACTGAATATTGAGGtctatacaaattatgtttacattatgaTGAAATCAATTTAATCTAATTCCTTAACCTTAcaataattggttttaaaattgcacattataatttgacttcaattttattgaattattttggaGTGCAGTTATATATCATATGCTTATGTTCTTTCCCTACCCATATTGGTCTAAATTTGCAATATCTGTAGGAACAATAGTTTCTACATAAATTGTCACTATATCATGACTTCCTTTGCATAAGGCtgcagtattttttattttagttcttCCTGATTGTCATTTATTTCTCTTCAGATCAGCGCCATATTTGGTGTCATTCACTGAAATGTTCCAAATACTTTGCATACAA contains the following coding sequences:
- the LOC113548153 gene encoding graves disease carrier protein-like, which encodes MALASETKEVIVLKQTQEKDLTYVMKSLFAGGVAGMCSKTAVAPLDRIKILLQAHNKHYANFGVFSGLAEIVKRESFIALYKGNGAQMVRVFPYAAIQFTSFEFYKTLLGSILGNGSHIGKFVAGSSAGVTAVTITYPLDTIRARLAFQVTGEHVYNGIVHTAKSIIQNEGGVKALYRGFVPTLCGMVPYAGLTFFCFETIKKFCLKTLPNWFSKPSDKDSGGAVLTIPAKLLCGGLSGALAQCVSYPLDVTRRRMQLSSMDNNAKYGHGMIKTLVTVYRTDGVTNGLYRGMSINFIRAVPMVAVSFSTYELMKQTLHLDTGVDS